A genomic stretch from Sebastes fasciatus isolate fSebFas1 chromosome 23, fSebFas1.pri, whole genome shotgun sequence includes:
- the ptn gene encoding pleiotrophin, producing MNGQKLWTWVAVMALLVLTVMAAEGGKAEKQGKKERKSDCGEWQWSVCVANEGDCGLGTREGTRTGTDCKQTIKTQRCKIPCNWKKKFGGECKYDFQAWGECDLATGKKNRTGVLKRALMDATCAATVTATKPCGKIPKTKLQDAKKQKKEGKKRERTQMD from the exons ATGAATGGACAGAAGCTGTGGACATGGGTGGCCGTGATGGCGCTCCTGGTGCTAACAGTGATGGCAGCTGAAGGAGGCAAAGCAGAGAAACAAG GAAAAAAGGAGCGCAAGTCAGACTGTGGGGAGTGGCAGTGGAGCGTGTGCGTAGCCAACGAAGGCGACTGTGGACTCGGCACCAGGGAGGGAACGCGCACCGGAACCGACTGCAAGCAGACCATCAAGACCCAACGCTGCAAGATCCCCTGCAACTGGAAGAAGAAGTTTGGAG GGGAATGCAAGTACGACTTCCAGGCTTGGGGGGAGTGCGATCTGGCGACGGGCAAGAAGAACAGGACGGGCGTGCTGAAGCGAGCGCTCATGGATGCGACCTGCGCCGCCACCGTCACTGCCACCAAGCCCTGTGGGAAAATCCCCAAGACTAAGCTGCAAG ATGCAAAGAAGcaaaagaaggaaggaaagaagcgAGAGCGCACCCAAATGGACTGA